One region of Streptomyces davaonensis JCM 4913 genomic DNA includes:
- a CDS encoding ABC transporter permease, which translates to MPDSLTRAIRWDTVVGALLIVVLLLSFGFVDGFSNSLNLSFLIGNTLPIALIALPMTLLVVSGEIDLSVASTAGLSGAVMGALWNQGMTIETIIPICLLLGVVCGLINGLLVTKLGLPSLAVTIGTLAAYRGIAQIVLGSDAVTDFPTPYLDFASGRIGDTFVPYALVPFLVLLAIALVVLHATPFGRSLFAVGASEEAARFAGVRVKRQKLILFTVTGLMASLTGIFWALHYASARYDNATGLELSVVAAVLLGGIDFDGGKGTLGGAIAGVFLLGALQNVMSLQDVSAQTQILVTGVLLVLSVLGPRVARQIAVAQLRSKEPHDA; encoded by the coding sequence ATGCCTGACTCCCTGACGCGTGCGATCCGCTGGGACACGGTGGTCGGTGCCCTCCTGATCGTCGTGCTCCTGCTGTCCTTCGGGTTCGTCGACGGCTTCAGCAACTCGCTCAACTTGTCGTTCTTGATCGGGAACACGCTTCCGATCGCCCTGATCGCGCTGCCGATGACCTTGTTGGTCGTCTCCGGTGAGATCGATCTTTCGGTCGCTTCGACGGCGGGGCTTTCGGGTGCCGTGATGGGCGCCCTGTGGAACCAGGGCATGACGATCGAGACGATCATTCCGATCTGTCTGCTGCTCGGTGTGGTGTGCGGGTTGATCAATGGTCTGCTGGTGACCAAGCTGGGCCTGCCGTCGCTCGCGGTGACCATCGGAACGCTTGCCGCGTACCGGGGGATCGCGCAGATCGTGCTCGGCTCCGATGCGGTGACCGACTTCCCCACGCCGTACCTGGACTTCGCTTCCGGTCGAATCGGCGACACGTTCGTCCCGTACGCGCTTGTGCCCTTCCTGGTGTTGCTTGCGATCGCCTTGGTCGTTCTGCACGCCACGCCCTTCGGACGGTCGTTGTTCGCCGTCGGGGCGAGCGAAGAGGCGGCGCGGTTCGCGGGGGTCCGGGTGAAGCGGCAGAAGCTGATCCTGTTCACGGTGACCGGGCTCATGGCCTCCCTCACCGGTATCTTCTGGGCCCTGCACTACGCCAGCGCGCGCTATGACAACGCCACGGGCCTCGAACTCTCCGTCGTCGCCGCCGTGCTGCTCGGCGGAATCGACTTCGACGGTGGCAAGGGGACGCTCGGCGGTGCGATCGCCGGGGTGTTTCTGCTGGGTGCGCTTCAGAACGTCATGAGCCTTCAGGACGTTTCCGCGCAGACCCAGATTCTCGTCACCGGTGTGCTGCTTGTTCTCTCCGTGCTCGGGCCTCGGGTGGCTCGGCAGATCGCCGTTGCCCAACTTCGTTCAAAGGAACCTCATGATGCGTAA
- a CDS encoding ABC transporter permease, producing the protein MTVTTPEKAPVAEVPKAGATRLVDRVFKMRELAILLVFLVMIGVTQAGNSEFLTEQGIKDLLLNATILVLIAVGQSLVVITRNVDLSVGSTLGITAFAAGTYLQGDGNPVLAVLLAVLLGIGFGLLNGLLVSLGQVPALVVTLGTLYIIRGIDSIWVGSRQITAADLPDSFVDFGSGGISAVPYLALIALAVLVATAYYLRHFGSGRELYALGSNPEAARLAGIPVRKRILAAYTVCGALTGLAGAMYLARFGNVDSGTGNGYELTVVSAVVVGGVVFTGGSGSVYGAALGAMLLTSINSVLPALGVSSVWVLAINGVLLILAIAVDRIVALRVASALKKRNARHA; encoded by the coding sequence ATGACGGTGACCACTCCCGAGAAAGCCCCCGTCGCCGAGGTGCCCAAGGCGGGCGCGACCCGGCTCGTCGACCGTGTCTTCAAGATGCGCGAACTGGCCATCCTGCTCGTCTTCCTGGTGATGATCGGCGTCACCCAGGCCGGGAACAGCGAGTTCCTCACCGAACAGGGCATCAAGGACCTGCTGCTCAACGCGACCATCCTGGTGCTCATCGCGGTCGGTCAGTCCCTGGTCGTCATCACCCGCAACGTCGACCTTTCCGTCGGCTCGACCCTCGGCATCACGGCCTTCGCCGCCGGTACGTACCTCCAGGGCGACGGCAACCCGGTCCTCGCCGTGCTCCTCGCGGTGCTCCTGGGCATCGGCTTCGGCCTGCTCAACGGCCTGCTCGTCAGCCTCGGCCAGGTGCCCGCCCTCGTCGTCACCCTCGGCACGCTGTACATCATCCGCGGCATCGACTCCATCTGGGTCGGCTCCCGGCAGATCACGGCGGCCGACCTCCCGGACAGCTTCGTCGACTTCGGCTCCGGCGGCATCTCCGCGGTGCCGTATCTCGCGCTGATCGCGCTGGCGGTGCTGGTCGCCACCGCGTACTACCTCAGGCACTTCGGCAGCGGGCGTGAGCTGTACGCGCTCGGCTCGAATCCGGAGGCCGCCCGCCTCGCCGGCATCCCGGTCCGCAAGCGGATCCTCGCCGCGTACACCGTCTGCGGGGCGCTGACCGGACTTGCCGGCGCGATGTACCTGGCCCGGTTCGGCAACGTCGACTCCGGTACCGGCAACGGCTACGAACTCACCGTCGTCAGCGCGGTGGTGGTCGGCGGTGTCGTGTTCACCGGCGGCTCCGGCAGCGTCTACGGCGCCGCGCTCGGCGCGATGCTGCTGACCTCCATCAACAGTGTGCTGCCCGCCCTCGGCGTCAGCTCCGTCTGGGTTCTCGCCATCAACGGCGTCCTGCTCATCCTCGCCATCGCGGTCGACCGGATCGTCGCGCTGCGCGTGGCCTCGGCCCTGAAGAAGAGGAACGCCCGCCATGCCTGA
- a CDS encoding sugar ABC transporter ATP-binding protein, which yields MTHPSTTGPAPVLALRDVSKSFGAVRALRDVSLELFPGEVHALAGENGAGKSTLIKTLAGVHRPDSGQVLLDGAPVVFHGPGDARDAGIAVIYQEPTLFPDLSIAENIFMGRQPRRALGRIDHKATHAATLALMKRLDVELDPDRPARGLSIADQQIVEIAKALSFDARVLIMDEPTAALTGSEVARLFGVVRTLREQGAAVLFISHRLEEIFRICRRVTTLRDGSWIACEPLEGMTEDDLVRRMVGRDLEELYPKQDVEPGEVALSVRRLTREGVFTDVSFEVRRGEIVGLAGLVGAGRTEVARAVFGIDRWDAGEVSVGGKALVNGAPSTAMAAGLALVPEDRRAQGLVMDMSIERNIGLTGLRTTVKAGLMDRDAERSRSLDWAVKLQVKYARIADAVSTLSGGNQQKVVLAKWLATRPEVLIVDEPTRGIDVGTKAEVHRLLSELAADGVAVLMISSDLPEVLGMADRVLVMHEGRLTAEIPRSEATEETVMAAATGRAAA from the coding sequence ATGACCCACCCGTCCACCACGGGTCCGGCCCCGGTACTGGCGCTCAGGGACGTTTCGAAGTCCTTCGGCGCGGTCCGCGCCCTGCGGGACGTCTCCCTGGAGCTGTTCCCCGGGGAGGTGCACGCCCTCGCCGGAGAGAACGGCGCGGGCAAGTCGACCCTCATCAAGACGCTCGCCGGTGTGCACCGGCCGGACTCCGGCCAGGTGCTGCTCGACGGCGCGCCCGTCGTCTTCCACGGCCCCGGCGACGCCCGGGACGCCGGGATCGCCGTGATCTACCAGGAGCCGACCCTCTTCCCGGACCTGTCGATCGCCGAGAACATCTTCATGGGCCGCCAGCCGCGGCGCGCGCTCGGCCGGATCGACCACAAGGCCACCCACGCCGCCACCCTCGCCCTGATGAAGCGCCTCGACGTCGAACTCGACCCCGACCGCCCGGCGCGCGGCCTGTCCATCGCCGACCAGCAGATTGTGGAGATCGCCAAGGCGCTCTCCTTCGACGCCCGCGTCCTGATCATGGACGAGCCGACCGCCGCCCTCACCGGCAGCGAGGTCGCCCGGCTCTTCGGCGTCGTCCGCACCCTGCGCGAACAGGGCGCCGCCGTCCTGTTCATCTCCCACCGCCTGGAGGAGATCTTCCGGATCTGCCGAAGGGTGACGACCCTGCGCGACGGCTCCTGGATCGCCTGCGAGCCGCTGGAGGGCATGACCGAGGACGACCTCGTGCGCCGGATGGTCGGCCGCGACCTGGAGGAGCTGTACCCCAAGCAGGACGTCGAACCGGGCGAGGTCGCACTGAGCGTGCGCCGGCTGACCCGCGAGGGCGTCTTCACCGACGTCTCCTTCGAGGTCCGGCGCGGCGAGATCGTCGGCCTGGCCGGACTGGTCGGCGCGGGCCGTACCGAGGTCGCACGAGCGGTCTTCGGCATCGACCGCTGGGACGCCGGTGAAGTGAGCGTGGGCGGAAAGGCCCTGGTCAACGGCGCCCCCTCCACCGCCATGGCGGCCGGTCTGGCGCTGGTGCCGGAGGACCGGCGCGCCCAGGGCCTGGTGATGGACATGTCCATCGAACGCAACATCGGCCTCACCGGACTGCGTACGACCGTGAAGGCCGGGCTGATGGACCGCGACGCCGAACGCAGCCGCTCCCTCGACTGGGCGGTCAAGCTCCAGGTGAAGTACGCGCGGATCGCCGACGCCGTCTCCACCCTCTCCGGCGGCAACCAGCAGAAGGTGGTCCTCGCCAAATGGCTGGCGACGCGGCCCGAGGTGCTCATCGTCGACGAGCCCACCCGCGGTATCGACGTCGGTACGAAGGCCGAGGTCCACCGGCTGCTGTCCGAGCTCGCCGCCGACGGCGTCGCCGTCCTGATGATCTCCTCCGACCTGCCCGAGGTCCTCGGCATGGCCGACCGCGTGCTGGTGATGCACGAGGGTCGGCTGACCGCCGAGATCCCCCGCTCCGAAGCCACCGAGGAAACCGTGATGGCCGCAGCCACCGGGAGGGCCGCCGCATGA